In Corynebacterium ulcerans, one genomic interval encodes:
- the betT gene encoding choline BCCT transporter BetT: MPNTALGDESGHDSPPVNGGKVLVGSYNVGTSGVPPARTNWPVFLASAAGILAVTLWAFIGRESAEKALGSVTTWIATNFGWFYILTATVVIVFILGVAFSGAGKIRLGPDHSRPQFKLFSWSAMLFAAGIGVDLMFFSVAEPVAQYYGPPVGSGETREAAEEAVVWALFHYGFTGWAMYSLMGMAFGYYAYRLNMPLAIRSALYPLVGKRIHGPIGDSVDVAAMLGTVFGIAASLGIGVVQLNYGIKVLFGVEEGATWQIILVVVSVAIATLSAVSGVDKGIKMLSEINVVLAIALMVYVVVAGKTAFLLDGLVMNIGDYVASLPGMTMDTYAFADDPEHTKAWLGAWTLFFWAWWVAWAPFVGLFLARISRGRTLRQFVFGTLSVPFLFILLWMSFFGNSALDIVRGGNDEFGHAAAEEPQRGFYDLLATYPGATAIIALATLIGLLLYITSADSGALVMSNFTSTTTHSSQDGPVWSRIFWAVLVGALTVVLLQIDGVTTVQSATVVMGLPFTVVMYLIMLGLVRSFRLERAQVDARTISMHGAMSGRSSDGSTWRRRLSRANTWPSAAKTQRFLEEVATPALKQVAQELCDRGLDASLVATDVPESPVGSLDLTVDLGDEQNFRYQLFAVSNPVPSFTKNPGKEHYYRIEVFDLTGSLGYDVFGYTGEQLIDNVLDLYERHLEFLHMQKDLPGSSDLSDGAQPVRFWREDH, from the coding sequence ATGCCGAACACAGCATTAGGGGATGAGAGTGGACATGACTCTCCACCCGTAAATGGGGGTAAAGTCCTTGTTGGTTCCTACAACGTAGGAACGAGCGGGGTTCCTCCTGCCCGGACTAATTGGCCCGTCTTTCTCGCCTCGGCGGCGGGGATCCTCGCCGTGACGCTGTGGGCTTTTATTGGACGAGAATCCGCAGAAAAGGCACTTGGAAGCGTTACCACGTGGATCGCCACCAATTTTGGATGGTTTTATATCCTGACTGCCACAGTGGTGATCGTGTTTATTTTGGGGGTGGCTTTCTCGGGTGCCGGGAAGATCCGACTAGGCCCGGATCACTCTCGCCCTCAGTTCAAATTGTTCTCCTGGTCGGCGATGCTCTTTGCTGCTGGTATCGGCGTGGACCTCATGTTCTTCTCTGTGGCAGAACCGGTGGCTCAGTATTACGGGCCACCCGTGGGAAGCGGGGAAACCCGTGAAGCTGCAGAAGAGGCAGTCGTGTGGGCGCTCTTCCACTATGGTTTTACCGGATGGGCCATGTATTCGCTTATGGGAATGGCATTTGGCTATTACGCATATCGGTTGAATATGCCGCTTGCTATTCGCTCGGCGCTGTATCCGCTCGTCGGCAAGCGTATCCATGGTCCGATCGGAGACTCTGTTGACGTGGCAGCCATGCTGGGAACTGTGTTCGGTATTGCGGCATCGCTGGGTATTGGCGTGGTGCAGCTGAATTACGGCATCAAGGTGCTCTTTGGCGTGGAAGAGGGTGCGACATGGCAGATCATCCTGGTGGTTGTCTCAGTGGCTATCGCGACGCTGTCTGCGGTATCCGGTGTGGATAAAGGCATCAAAATGCTCAGTGAGATCAATGTGGTCCTGGCCATTGCACTGATGGTGTACGTTGTGGTGGCAGGAAAGACGGCCTTCCTTCTCGACGGACTCGTGATGAACATCGGTGATTACGTAGCATCACTGCCCGGAATGACGATGGACACCTACGCCTTCGCGGACGATCCCGAGCATACAAAAGCCTGGCTCGGGGCCTGGACGCTGTTCTTCTGGGCATGGTGGGTAGCCTGGGCGCCTTTTGTTGGTCTGTTCCTTGCCCGCATCTCTCGAGGACGCACCTTGCGCCAGTTTGTCTTTGGGACGTTGAGCGTGCCTTTCCTTTTCATCCTTCTGTGGATGAGCTTCTTTGGTAATTCCGCGCTGGACATCGTCCGAGGCGGCAATGACGAGTTTGGGCATGCCGCAGCTGAGGAACCACAGCGAGGATTCTATGATCTGCTGGCCACCTATCCTGGGGCGACTGCGATTATCGCCCTGGCCACCTTGATTGGTCTGCTGCTGTACATCACCTCCGCGGACTCGGGTGCATTGGTGATGAGCAACTTCACCTCTACCACAACGCATTCAAGCCAGGACGGCCCAGTGTGGTCGCGCATCTTCTGGGCGGTGCTGGTGGGCGCGCTTACCGTGGTGTTGCTGCAGATCGACGGCGTGACCACTGTGCAGTCCGCGACAGTGGTGATGGGGCTTCCATTCACGGTGGTGATGTATCTGATCATGCTGGGATTGGTCAGGTCCTTCAGGCTGGAACGTGCCCAAGTGGATGCCCGGACAATCTCCATGCACGGGGCGATGTCTGGGCGTAGCTCGGATGGCAGTACGTGGCGTCGTAGGTTGAGCCGCGCTAACACCTGGCCTAGCGCTGCAAAGACGCAACGGTTCCTGGAAGAAGTAGCTACCCCGGCGCTCAAGCAGGTGGCTCAGGAGCTGTGCGATCGTGGCCTTGATGCCTCACTTGTTGCTACCGACGTGCCGGAATCCCCGGTGGGAAGCCTCGACCTCACGGTTGATCTGGGAGACGAGCAAAACTTCCGCTACCAGCTGTTTGCGGTATCTAATCCCGTGCCATCCTTTACCAAGAACCCAGGAAAAGAGCACTACTACCGCATTGAGGTTTTCGACCTCACAGGTTCTCTTGGATATGACGTTTTTGGGTACACAGGTGAACAACTCATTGATAATGTGCTCGATCTCTATGAGCGTCATCTGGAGTTCCTCCACATGCAAAAAGACTTGCCAGGCAGTTCTGATCTCAGTGACGGCGCTCAGCCGGTACGCTTCTGGCGCGAAGACCACTAA
- the betA gene encoding choline dehydrogenase produces MFSHDTAGETVEDRHRDVVIVGGGSAGSVLANRLSEDGSSVMVLEAGRSDSLWDLFIHMPAAFSFPIGNKYYDWAYESEPEPEMNGRRIYHARGKVLGGSSSVNGMIFQRGNPMDYEKWGKLPGMQNWDYAHVLPYFNKMETALAADPDDPRRGHDGPLKLTRGPATNPLFQAFFRSVQEAGYKLTNDVNGYRQEGFAPFDRNIFKGKRLSAARAYLHPVKSRKNLDVRTRAFTTRILFTGDKATGVEYEWKGKTRRVHADKVILCGGAFNTPQLLQVSGIGDREVLEKAGVEVRKHLPGVGANLQDHLEVYVQYNCTQPVSSQPYYKMINRPKIGLQWLLTKKGPVASSHFEAGGFARSNDDEDYPNLMFHFLPMAIRYDGSQPEGEHGFQFHVGPMYSDTLGHVHITSPDPKEKPEIIFNYLATDQDRREWVEAVRTSRKLLDTPAMKEFTDGEISPGPQVQTDEEILEWVRNDAETALHPSCTAKMGSADDEYAVVDPDTMQVHGVEGLYVCDASVMPIITNGNIYAPVVMMAEKAADLIKGVEPLAPIHEPFYQAKKDMPLYVEEPRDHTTVIPGSDH; encoded by the coding sequence TTGTTTTCGCACGACACGGCTGGAGAAACGGTTGAGGATCGACACCGCGATGTGGTGATCGTGGGTGGCGGCTCCGCAGGTTCTGTCTTGGCTAACCGCCTCAGCGAAGATGGCTCCTCGGTCATGGTGCTAGAAGCCGGGCGCTCCGATTCACTCTGGGATCTTTTCATTCACATGCCCGCGGCATTCTCGTTCCCGATTGGCAACAAGTACTACGACTGGGCCTACGAGTCCGAGCCAGAGCCGGAAATGAATGGGCGCCGCATCTACCACGCACGCGGCAAAGTGCTTGGCGGTTCCAGCTCCGTCAACGGCATGATCTTCCAACGCGGAAACCCCATGGATTATGAGAAATGGGGAAAGCTGCCGGGCATGCAGAACTGGGACTATGCCCATGTGCTGCCCTACTTCAACAAGATGGAAACTGCGCTAGCAGCCGACCCCGACGACCCACGTCGCGGCCATGATGGTCCTCTCAAGCTCACCCGCGGTCCTGCCACAAACCCGCTCTTCCAAGCATTTTTCCGCTCCGTGCAGGAAGCCGGCTACAAGCTGACTAACGACGTCAATGGATACCGCCAGGAGGGGTTCGCCCCCTTCGACCGCAACATCTTCAAGGGCAAGCGACTCTCCGCAGCCCGCGCGTATCTCCACCCAGTGAAATCCCGTAAGAACCTTGACGTGCGCACCCGCGCATTCACCACTCGTATCCTTTTCACCGGTGACAAAGCCACCGGCGTGGAATACGAATGGAAGGGGAAGACTCGTCGAGTCCACGCAGACAAGGTGATTCTCTGCGGCGGTGCGTTCAATACCCCACAGCTGCTACAGGTGAGCGGAATCGGCGACCGCGAGGTCTTGGAAAAGGCCGGCGTGGAAGTTCGTAAGCACCTCCCCGGTGTCGGCGCCAATCTTCAGGACCACCTCGAGGTCTATGTGCAGTACAACTGCACCCAACCGGTGAGCTCGCAGCCCTACTACAAGATGATCAATCGCCCCAAGATTGGTCTGCAATGGCTGCTCACCAAGAAGGGCCCCGTGGCGTCCTCCCACTTTGAGGCAGGCGGATTTGCTCGTTCCAACGACGACGAGGACTACCCCAACCTCATGTTCCACTTCCTTCCAATGGCGATCCGCTACGACGGCTCCCAGCCAGAAGGCGAACACGGCTTCCAATTCCACGTCGGCCCGATGTATTCCGATACCCTCGGCCACGTTCATATCACCTCGCCAGATCCCAAGGAAAAGCCAGAAATTATCTTCAACTACCTGGCTACCGACCAAGATCGACGCGAGTGGGTAGAAGCCGTCCGGACCTCCCGCAAGCTGCTAGACACCCCTGCGATGAAGGAGTTCACAGACGGAGAAATCTCCCCCGGCCCGCAAGTGCAGACTGATGAGGAGATTCTGGAATGGGTGCGTAACGACGCAGAAACGGCTCTGCACCCATCATGTACCGCAAAAATGGGTTCTGCTGACGACGAATACGCGGTGGTAGACCCCGACACGATGCAGGTTCATGGCGTTGAAGGGCTCTACGTCTGCGACGCTTCCGTCATGCCGATTATCACTAACGGAAACATCTACGCCCCCGTGGTCATGATGGCAGAAAAAGCTGCCGACCTGATCAAGGGCGTGGAACCTCTAGCCCCCATTCACGAGCCGTTCTACCAGGCAAAGAAGGACATGCCGCTCTACGTCGAGGAACCCCGCGACCACACGACTGTTATTCCTGGTTCAGATCACTAG
- a CDS encoding pantoate--beta-alanine ligase gives MFQFGQAQVFDDIAMVSRAFRKQGKPVVLVSIGTQVHAGHVALLRTAKRIPGAVVVVVARENQPAFAEERVDAVYIDHSEPERTLIDASPRLTRRIALLNLVGPTDVIYGEDDYAFLLQTQRAITDLHIPVKVHSVPTVRMPDGIAISSHNALIPAEDREKALALSAAVTAGALRGVDAAKQVLVAAGVEPDYVRCEDNRVYVAATFGGVQLIDSASDLNQE, from the coding sequence ATGTTTCAATTTGGCCAGGCGCAGGTTTTTGACGATATTGCGATGGTAAGTCGTGCTTTTAGGAAACAAGGCAAGCCCGTTGTGTTGGTCTCTATTGGCACGCAAGTGCACGCGGGACACGTAGCGTTGCTCCGGACGGCGAAGCGAATCCCGGGGGCCGTGGTTGTCGTGGTAGCTCGTGAGAACCAGCCGGCATTCGCCGAAGAACGAGTCGATGCCGTCTACATTGATCACAGCGAGCCAGAGCGCACGCTTATCGACGCCTCCCCTCGGCTGACACGTCGGATAGCACTGCTGAACCTGGTCGGCCCTACAGACGTCATCTACGGCGAGGACGATTATGCATTCTTGCTGCAGACGCAGCGTGCGATTACTGACCTACATATACCGGTCAAGGTGCATTCGGTGCCTACGGTGCGGATGCCAGACGGAATAGCCATTTCCTCCCATAACGCCCTGATCCCCGCGGAGGATCGAGAGAAAGCATTGGCTCTTTCTGCTGCGGTTACCGCGGGGGCGCTGAGAGGCGTTGACGCTGCGAAACAGGTGCTTGTTGCAGCTGGGGTAGAACCGGACTATGTTCGCTGTGAAGATAACCGCGTGTATGTGGCGGCTACCTTCGGCGGAGTCCAGTTGATCGATAGTGCTAGTGATCTGAACCAGGAATAA
- a CDS encoding DUF6779 domain-containing protein: MKDNGQKLLIALVVLSLVASIIMLFTGNQGVLKLALLAALWAAVLGFFLVGRYRAQAEALEQRVEEQETLAQIREQVAQVRTQLETLTGQVFVEPTMIQAQATRIPEIEQASDQEKAEELRAAAFRNAVAAETNSFAKVDWVPTEPEPHGRRRREERSDAVSVADLLKRNR; the protein is encoded by the coding sequence ATGAAGGACAACGGGCAGAAGTTACTCATTGCGCTTGTCGTGCTGTCTTTGGTGGCAAGCATAATCATGCTGTTCACTGGTAACCAGGGAGTACTCAAGCTTGCATTGCTTGCGGCGCTCTGGGCAGCCGTGCTCGGATTCTTTCTGGTGGGCCGTTACCGTGCGCAGGCAGAAGCTCTAGAGCAACGCGTCGAGGAACAAGAGACCTTGGCGCAGATTAGAGAGCAAGTGGCGCAAGTGCGGACTCAACTGGAAACCCTCACGGGGCAGGTTTTTGTTGAGCCGACGATGATCCAAGCACAGGCCACTCGGATCCCAGAAATCGAGCAGGCTAGCGATCAAGAAAAAGCAGAAGAGCTGCGTGCTGCTGCCTTTAGAAATGCCGTTGCTGCGGAGACCAATAGCTTTGCCAAGGTGGATTGGGTCCCCACCGAACCTGAACCGCATGGCCGGCGCCGACGAGAAGAGCGCTCAGACGCGGTTTCCGTCGCTGATTTGCTAAAGCGCAATCGGTGA
- a CDS encoding DUF3180 domain-containing protein, which produces MKQTSVLGLLGVFLFCALASFILVMRFYGVLPSVPLGVAICLWGMTVLCVLLAVRVRTRIKDDQIGQDRSQLNPVTAAQFLVIGKASAWTGAIFGGGYVSLGIFVLTSHISAQDLLIVIASALGGVAMSAAGYWLEKSCTVPPVDAVR; this is translated from the coding sequence ATGAAACAAACCTCCGTCCTCGGGCTGTTAGGGGTTTTCCTCTTCTGCGCTCTTGCGTCCTTTATTTTGGTGATGCGATTTTATGGCGTGCTGCCCTCGGTTCCTTTGGGGGTGGCGATATGCCTGTGGGGGATGACGGTGTTGTGCGTGCTCTTAGCTGTGCGGGTGCGGACACGTATTAAAGATGACCAGATCGGACAAGATCGCTCACAACTAAATCCGGTGACAGCCGCGCAGTTCCTTGTGATAGGCAAAGCCTCTGCATGGACAGGAGCTATTTTCGGCGGGGGCTATGTGAGCCTGGGAATCTTTGTGCTCACATCGCATATTTCTGCGCAAGATCTACTTATCGTGATTGCCTCTGCGCTCGGTGGGGTGGCGATGTCTGCGGCAGGATATTGGTTAGAAAAATCGTGTACGGTGCCGCCTGTGGATGCAGTGCGGTAG
- the folK gene encoding 2-amino-4-hydroxy-6-hydroxymethyldihydropteridine diphosphokinase encodes MRAVLSIGSNMDDRYALLRSAYEEFLPDLVAASSIYATPPWGVEDQDEFLNAVLIVDVDETPMELLKRGQALEQAAERKWIQHWGPRTLDVDIVCIEGVTSDDPELTLPHPYAHERNFVLVPWLEADPHATLNGRPLSELITGTFPIVGAL; translated from the coding sequence ATGAGAGCAGTCTTATCCATCGGTTCTAACATGGACGATCGCTATGCCCTCTTAAGGTCGGCGTACGAGGAGTTCTTACCTGACCTCGTTGCTGCATCGAGTATTTATGCCACTCCGCCGTGGGGCGTGGAAGATCAGGATGAGTTCCTTAACGCGGTGCTCATCGTGGATGTGGATGAGACACCGATGGAACTGCTCAAACGCGGTCAGGCTTTAGAACAAGCTGCGGAGCGCAAGTGGATTCAGCATTGGGGCCCTCGTACCCTCGACGTAGATATTGTGTGTATTGAGGGCGTGACATCAGATGATCCCGAACTGACACTGCCGCATCCCTATGCACACGAGCGCAATTTCGTACTGGTTCCGTGGCTTGAGGCGGACCCTCACGCAACCCTAAACGGGCGTCCATTATCGGAGCTGATCACCGGAACCTTCCCGATTGTGGGGGCCTTATGA
- the folB gene encoding dihydroneopterin aldolase, with the protein MDRIELKGLKGYAYHGVFEHEKREGQEFLVDITCWLTFPAQDDLTQTVHYGELAQLAYGILTGEPRDLIETVASEIADTAMSTFPLSGIEVTVHKPHAPIPLEFADVAVVARR; encoded by the coding sequence ATGGATCGCATTGAACTGAAAGGCCTTAAAGGCTACGCCTATCACGGTGTCTTTGAGCACGAGAAGCGCGAGGGCCAGGAGTTTCTTGTGGATATCACCTGTTGGCTCACCTTTCCCGCTCAGGATGACCTGACCCAGACGGTGCATTATGGCGAGCTGGCTCAGCTGGCATATGGAATCCTTACTGGAGAGCCGCGCGATCTGATTGAGACTGTCGCATCGGAAATCGCCGATACGGCCATGAGCACTTTCCCGCTTTCGGGCATTGAAGTGACGGTGCATAAACCGCATGCGCCCATCCCGCTCGAATTTGCCGACGTAGCTGTGGTGGCAAGGCGATAA
- the folP gene encoding dihydropteroate synthase encodes MTHVMGIVNVTTDSFSDGGKYLDLDSAVAHAKQLVAEGADIIDVGGESTRPGATRVSEQVELARVVPVIKALHAEGIRTSVDTMRASVAAAAAEAGVSMLNDVSGGLADKNMYSVMADTQLPVCLMHWKTGTFGDAAGAHHTDVVREVHEGLDILVDNALAAGIDAKAIVIDPGLGFAKTAEDNWALLNALPEFMREYPVLVGASRKRFLASLGSDVDAATAAVTAIAAHQGVWCVRVHNVALSRAAVDVAAKWRKHGSH; translated from the coding sequence ATGACGCACGTAATGGGAATCGTCAACGTGACTACTGATTCCTTTTCTGATGGCGGAAAGTATCTCGATCTCGACTCCGCGGTGGCGCATGCCAAGCAACTCGTGGCAGAGGGCGCGGACATCATCGACGTAGGCGGTGAGTCCACCCGCCCAGGTGCCACTCGCGTGAGCGAGCAGGTTGAGCTTGCCCGCGTCGTTCCTGTGATTAAAGCCCTGCATGCTGAAGGAATCAGGACGTCAGTAGATACCATGCGTGCCTCGGTCGCTGCCGCAGCAGCCGAGGCCGGGGTTAGCATGCTTAACGACGTCTCCGGCGGCCTCGCAGATAAGAACATGTACTCGGTTATGGCTGATACACAGCTTCCCGTGTGCTTGATGCACTGGAAAACGGGGACCTTTGGCGATGCCGCAGGCGCGCATCATACCGACGTGGTGCGTGAAGTTCATGAGGGCCTGGACATACTCGTTGATAACGCCCTTGCCGCTGGCATTGACGCGAAAGCCATTGTCATCGACCCAGGCCTCGGGTTTGCTAAAACCGCAGAGGACAACTGGGCTTTATTGAACGCTCTTCCAGAATTTATGAGAGAGTATCCGGTACTCGTGGGGGCGTCGAGAAAGCGCTTTTTAGCTAGCCTAGGCTCAGACGTGGACGCGGCGACTGCCGCAGTCACAGCAATCGCAGCGCATCAAGGCGTGTGGTGCGTCCGGGTGCACAACGTGGCGCTATCCCGTGCCGCTGTGGATGTTGCGGCGAAATGGAGGAAGCATGGATCGCATTGA
- the folE gene encoding GTP cyclohydrolase I FolE yields the protein MFDRDRAEAAVRELLIAVGEDPEREGLQETPARVAKAYAEVFAGLHTDPTEVLNKTFSEDHRELVLVRDIPIYSTCEHHLVPFFGTAHIGYIPGQSGKVTGLSKLARLVDLYAKRPQVQERLTSQVADALVEKLEAQAVIVVIECEHLCMAMRGIRKPGATTTTSAVRGGFQTNAASRAEVLSLIRS from the coding sequence GTGTTTGATCGCGATCGCGCGGAAGCAGCAGTCCGGGAACTCCTTATTGCGGTGGGCGAGGACCCGGAGCGTGAAGGACTCCAAGAAACACCGGCGCGTGTGGCAAAGGCATATGCAGAGGTCTTTGCCGGCCTGCACACGGACCCTACGGAGGTCTTGAACAAGACTTTTAGCGAGGACCACCGTGAGCTAGTACTGGTTCGAGACATCCCGATCTACTCAACGTGCGAGCATCACCTGGTGCCTTTCTTTGGCACGGCGCACATCGGATACATTCCGGGACAGTCCGGGAAAGTGACGGGCCTGTCTAAGTTGGCGCGTTTGGTGGATCTGTATGCCAAGCGTCCCCAGGTGCAGGAGCGATTAACCTCTCAGGTAGCCGATGCTCTGGTAGAAAAACTGGAAGCTCAGGCCGTGATCGTGGTGATCGAATGTGAGCACCTGTGCATGGCGATGCGTGGCATCCGTAAGCCAGGAGCCACCACCACCACATCTGCGGTTCGAGGCGGTTTCCAAACCAACGCGGCCTCCCGTGCGGAGGTTTTGAGCCTTATTCGGAGCTGA
- the ftsH gene encoding ATP-dependent zinc metalloprotease FtsH, which produces MAIYVFTLLGNDARGYKQVDTSVAIAQLDKKNVKEVQIDDREQRIRIKLKNAIDHEGREVSEILARYPARTSPEIFSKVEKSEAEKYSTNVNKENFLVSMLGYILPMLIVFGLIMWMFSRMQGNSMFGFGGSRAKELNKDMPTNTFADVAGAEEAVDELHEIKDFLEDPSRYEQLGAKIPRGVLLYGPPGTGKTLLARAVAGEAGVPFYSISGSDFVEMFVGVGASRVRDLFKQARENSPCIIFIDEIDAVGRQRGSGMGGGHDEREQTLNQMLVEMDGFGDREGVIIMAATNRPDILDPALLRPGRFDRQIPVSNPDLKGREQILRVHAKGKPFAPDADIESLARRTAGMSGADLANVLNEAALLTARIGKTVITADALEEATDRVVGGPRRSKVISEKEKKVTAYHEGGHTLAAWALKNIERVYKVTILARGRTGGHAMTAQEDDKGMYNRDELYARLVFAMGGRAAEELVFGEPTTGASADIEQATKIAKAMITEYGMSPTLGMVKYGEEQGDPFARGGSGGVLEYSPEVAAQIDREMQYLLDRAHTEAYMILAEYRDYLDRLAEKLLEKETLRRPDLEELFHGIVPREVGDVFPDEDARFPRQAGREPVKTPTELAIERGEEPPKPFTLLDASKAERARRQSERADRV; this is translated from the coding sequence ATGGCCATCTATGTCTTTACTTTGCTGGGCAATGACGCCCGTGGCTATAAGCAAGTAGATACATCTGTTGCTATCGCTCAGTTGGACAAGAAAAACGTCAAAGAAGTCCAAATCGACGATCGCGAACAGCGCATCCGCATCAAGCTCAAGAACGCCATCGACCACGAGGGTCGCGAGGTTTCTGAGATCCTGGCTCGGTATCCCGCGCGTACGTCCCCGGAGATCTTTAGCAAGGTAGAGAAGTCCGAGGCAGAGAAGTACTCCACCAACGTGAATAAGGAGAACTTCCTCGTTTCCATGCTCGGATACATCCTGCCGATGCTGATCGTTTTTGGTCTCATTATGTGGATGTTCTCCCGTATGCAGGGAAACAGCATGTTCGGCTTTGGTGGTTCCCGCGCTAAGGAACTGAACAAAGACATGCCCACCAACACGTTTGCAGACGTGGCTGGTGCAGAAGAGGCCGTGGATGAGTTGCATGAGATCAAGGACTTCCTTGAAGACCCATCCAGGTATGAGCAGCTGGGCGCAAAGATCCCACGTGGTGTTTTGCTGTACGGTCCTCCCGGTACGGGTAAGACCCTCTTGGCTAGGGCCGTTGCCGGAGAAGCCGGTGTGCCGTTCTACTCAATCTCTGGTTCTGACTTCGTAGAGATGTTCGTTGGCGTGGGTGCTTCCCGCGTGCGTGACCTTTTCAAACAAGCCCGCGAGAACAGTCCCTGCATCATCTTTATCGACGAGATCGACGCCGTGGGCCGGCAGCGTGGCTCCGGTATGGGCGGCGGACACGACGAGCGCGAGCAGACGCTTAACCAGATGCTGGTGGAAATGGACGGCTTTGGTGACCGCGAAGGCGTGATCATCATGGCTGCTACTAACCGACCAGACATTCTGGATCCGGCTTTGCTGCGTCCTGGCCGTTTTGACCGCCAGATCCCCGTGAGCAACCCCGACCTCAAGGGGCGCGAACAAATCCTCCGCGTCCATGCCAAGGGCAAGCCCTTTGCTCCAGACGCAGACATAGAGTCACTGGCTCGTCGTACTGCCGGCATGTCCGGTGCAGACCTCGCCAACGTACTCAACGAGGCCGCGTTGCTCACGGCGCGTATTGGCAAGACCGTGATTACCGCTGATGCTTTGGAAGAGGCCACAGATCGAGTAGTCGGCGGTCCGCGCCGCTCCAAGGTGATTTCCGAGAAGGAAAAGAAGGTCACCGCATACCACGAGGGTGGACACACGTTGGCCGCCTGGGCGCTGAAAAACATTGAGCGGGTGTACAAGGTCACCATCTTGGCGCGTGGACGTACCGGTGGACATGCCATGACTGCGCAAGAAGATGACAAAGGCATGTACAACCGCGATGAGCTGTACGCACGCCTCGTCTTTGCCATGGGTGGACGCGCGGCTGAGGAGCTGGTGTTTGGTGAGCCCACCACCGGCGCCTCCGCAGATATTGAGCAGGCAACCAAGATAGCCAAGGCCATGATTACGGAGTACGGCATGTCGCCGACCCTAGGCATGGTCAAATACGGCGAAGAACAAGGCGATCCTTTTGCCCGTGGTGGCAGCGGCGGAGTACTGGAGTACTCGCCAGAGGTCGCGGCACAGATTGACCGCGAGATGCAGTATTTGCTCGATCGTGCGCACACCGAGGCGTACATGATCCTTGCCGAGTACCGCGATTATTTGGATCGCTTGGCAGAGAAGCTCTTGGAGAAGGAGACTCTGCGTCGCCCCGATCTGGAGGAGCTCTTCCACGGCATCGTTCCGCGTGAGGTGGGGGATGTCTTCCCGGATGAAGACGCCCGTTTCCCACGCCAAGCCGGACGCGAGCCAGTGAAGACCCCCACAGAGTTGGCTATCGAGCGCGGCGAAGAACCCCCGAAGCCGTTCACGCTTCTCGACGCTTCCAAGGCGGAGCGTGCGCGTCGTCAAAGTGAAAGGGCAGATCGTGTTTGA